The following proteins are co-located in the Selenomonadales bacterium genome:
- a CDS encoding pyruvate carboxylase subunit B, whose product MGLKVRVMDTTLRDGQQCLMATRMKTADMLPICDDLNKIGFHTMEVWGGATFDSCLRFLNEDPWERLRALRRALPDTKLQMLLRGQNVLGYRHYADDVVREFVRLALKNGIDVIRIFDALNDTRNLAAAIRAVKEFGGHAQGTVVYTISPLHSIEHYVNTAREIVEMGVDSLCIKDMAGLIAPQDAYDLVKRLKQEFGLPLDIHSHYSSGMAAMSYLKAVEAGVDVIDTALSPLALGSSQPCTETMVAALQGTPYDTGLDLGALSKVSERLKKLLASYPEIKGSAYTVDTNVISYQIPGGMISNFISQLGDQVHKLPEVLAEVPRVRADLGFPPLVTPSSQIVGTQAVLNVVAGQRYKMVSNEVKNYLAGQYGRVPGQIDEEFRKRIIGDTPVVSSRFADTLAPELPAVRKEVAPLMEQDEDVLSYALFPQVAQKFFKDRYAAKYGVDYDLADKKGGYPV is encoded by the coding sequence ATAGGATTGAAAGTACGTGTAATGGATACTACGTTGCGTGACGGGCAGCAGTGCTTAATGGCCACACGCATGAAGACGGCCGACATGCTGCCCATATGCGACGACTTAAACAAAATCGGCTTTCACACCATGGAAGTATGGGGTGGGGCTACGTTTGACAGCTGCCTGAGGTTTCTCAACGAAGACCCTTGGGAGCGCTTGCGTGCCTTGCGCCGCGCTTTGCCCGACACTAAGCTGCAGATGCTGCTTAGGGGGCAGAATGTGCTGGGGTACCGTCACTATGCCGACGACGTGGTGCGCGAATTTGTCCGCCTGGCGCTAAAAAACGGGATTGACGTCATCCGCATCTTTGACGCTCTAAACGACACGCGCAATCTGGCTGCCGCGATTCGCGCCGTCAAGGAGTTTGGCGGGCACGCCCAAGGTACGGTTGTGTATACTATAAGCCCGCTCCACAGCATCGAGCACTATGTAAATACGGCGCGTGAGATTGTAGAAATGGGCGTAGACTCGCTCTGCATTAAAGACATGGCCGGGCTTATCGCACCGCAAGATGCCTATGACCTAGTCAAGCGCCTAAAACAGGAATTTGGCCTGCCGCTTGATATTCACTCGCACTACAGCAGCGGCATGGCGGCCATGAGTTATCTAAAGGCAGTCGAGGCTGGCGTCGACGTGATTGACACGGCGCTGTCGCCGCTAGCCTTAGGCTCAAGCCAGCCCTGCACCGAAACTATGGTTGCGGCTTTACAGGGCACCCCCTATGATACGGGACTTGACCTCGGGGCGTTGTCTAAGGTAAGCGAGCGTTTAAAGAAACTCTTGGCCAGCTACCCTGAGATTAAAGGCTCGGCTTATACCGTAGATACAAACGTCATCTCGTACCAAATCCCCGGCGGCATGATTTCGAACTTCATCTCGCAGCTAGGGGATCAAGTGCACAAGTTGCCCGAGGTCTTAGCTGAAGTGCCGCGCGTGCGCGCTGACCTTGGCTTCCCGCCGCTGGTTACCCCAAGCAGCCAGATTGTCGGCACGCAGGCAGTGCTTAATGTTGTGGCAGGACAACGCTACAAGATGGTATCGAATGAAGTGAAAAACTACTTAGCCGGGCAGTACGGTCGCGTCCCCGGCCAAATTGACGAGGAATTCCGCAAGCGTATTATCGGGGATACTCCGGTAGTGTCGAGCCGCTTCGCGGACACGCTTGCGCCTGAGCTGCCGGCCGTGCGCAAAGAAGTAGCACCCCTTATGGAGCAAGACGAAGACGTGTTGTCATATGCGCTCTTCCCACAAGTCGCGCAGAAGTTCTTTAAAGACCGCTATGCCGCAAAATACGGTGTAGACTACGACCTCGCGGATAAGAAGGGCGGGTATCCGGTCTAG